aaaaaaaaaaaatacagctgcataACTGCATAGTGGTCATCTCTGAGCACTCCTCTAGGAGTTAGCCGCAACTGTTCACATAGGCACAGGGAAGGGTAGTGTCAGGGACAGACTGCAAAATCCTAGGAGCAGGACATGCACGGTCATATGGTCACAGAGGCTACTGGAGAATTAATGTTGGTGACAGTCAGGTGCTGGTTGTTGTCAGTGGCGCACTTGGGGAAGTCATCCGTCTTACAGAGGATCTTGGAAATGATCTTGTGGAAGGTGTAGCGGAAGTCCCTGATCCTATAGGCATAGATGATGGGATTGATTACAGAGTTGGCATGGGAGAGGATGATGGCCATATACATCACCCACTCAGGCTTGGATTTGGAGAACTCCTCATGGAAGAGAGTGATGCAGTTCAAGATATGCAGGGGCAGCCAACAGAAGGCAAAAAGTCCTACGATGATGGCCAGAGACTTGGCTGCGTGGACCTCCTTCTGCAGTGTGGTCCTGGAGTTGCCCATCAGTTCGATCTGATGCAACTGTTTGCAGGCAACCATAAATATCTTAATGTAGATTCCCAGCATGATAATGAGCGGAAGCAGCACGCAGCCGAAGAAGTTGAAATACACCATGTAGCTCATCGTTACCACGTTCTCAAAGAGGCATGAGATGAAGCAGCCATGGTGCTCTGTCCCGGTGTCAGCCCCTGTCTCGTTGGTGGCGTTGGGACAACCGCTCATAGCTTTATTCCAGCCCATAAGGGGAGTCAGTCCAATTCCAAAGGACAGGAGCCACAGCACAGCGATGAGTCCTCTTGCCCGCTTGCCAGTCACCAGACTATTATACCTACAGCACCAAGAATAAAATCGAGATAGAGCCATTAAATAAGTGAGCACTCATGACTTCCCGGCAGTGAAAGTCATCAGCATTTTGGCTAATGCCACAAAAGCCCCACCCACACCCATGCAGGAACCTCACCTCTGCGATCACCAGAGGGGTAAaaaatctcacctgtgctaTAAGCCTATGCAAAATGATTTGGGGAGGTGATTCACTCACTATCCCTGAGAGGTGCCAAGCACCGCCCCTGCCCGCAAACATCCTTCAATAGGAGGTAAGGACCTGGAGTCTTAAAAAAGGCTTTATCATTGCATGAGCCTGAACCACCAACTACAAGGAGGGCAAGAACAGGGGGAAGGCTCACTCTGTAACCACCAACTTACTCTCTTGCTCTAAGCAGCCATTATTGGGCACGCCAGGGCATGTTGCTGGGCTACATGAACTTCTGGGCTGACTTACTACAGCTGAGACAATGCTGGCTCTCAGTTCTACACTGTAATGGGTAGCTTAAGACTTAACCAACATCACCACACACTTACAGCCTTTATTCCACAGCCAACTTGCTTCAACTTGGGCTGCTTTTATGCCTGCAGCAATGCTGGCTTTCACTGGATACTGCAGCAGTCCCATAATGTGATGTCCCTTCCCATGCTACCTCACACACTAAGGTGGGAAGTACACGTGTGTGGAAACCAGGGATCCTACCAGTTTCCCAAACAGTGCAATTGCTGGTTTACACGTGCCAGACTGCAGCCCACGCAAGCTTGTTGTGGCTTGGTAACAAATACCCCGACAGACTTTTCTGAGCCAGCATCTGAAAGCAGCTGCTAGTGATGGATTGCTTAGGAGAGTTACAAGTTAGGGTTTGTGTCTCTGTTCAGAGTCTCACATCCAGGCGTGGAGCTGGGAGCCAGGGACACTGGGTTCTTCTCCCCCCATTTGACGTCCCTGCTTTATGCATCCTCCATCAACAGTGCTGATGCGGGCAGCTTCGCTTAGCTCCCAGGCTGGTGTTGGCCTCCACTGCTTGTATATGTGACATGCCAATTCTGTGGGACATGCACCATCAAGACGTCCTGAAGCCACACACAGACCTGGACCTGCAGCTGCTGAACTCATCAGTGGGCTTAAACCATACAGCCATGCATAGTTGCTGCTGTCAAACGATGCTTGTGCCCTGCTGACCCACCATAACTGGTTGTAAAGATCCAGATTTTTAAGTAAACGCCTTCCTTGGGCACCTGCTGCTCTCACATGTGCTACAAAGAAGCTCCACAGTGGTCCAGGGGCAAGCTGTGCAGTGCTGAGGGGTGCAGAGCCATGCGCTGCCCACACCTTTCCTAACCCAGCGGACCAGGTGCCTTCATAGCCAAGAAAACAAAGGTTGTGGCTGATGCTCAGAGACACAAACAGGGCTGGAACCTAAAGCAGCAAAAGTCAAGCTGGTTTGGGTGCAACCAGAACAGATGCCAATGTCAAAGCATCAGTCGGGTCGCTTTTTGGAGATATGAAGAACCGGCAACTGCCAGAAAGACAACATGAGAAACCCATTACTGTCTTCTCCACAGCCAGTTAGCATCTGCTGGCTGACACacgtcccccccttcccacACCCTTCTCTCCGTGCTTGTTTACTCTGGCTTGGCTACCCTGCTCCTCCTTTCCTAAGAACGTTTGTCTTGATTTTCTTCCGGCCCGTGAGGCAGGGAAGGGTTTTATTCCCACAGAACCGCAGCTGTGCCTGTGAATCACACTGCGGTCTCCTCCGTGTGAGCCGTGtgtccctctcctcctgcaaGCTACAAAGACAGGAGGGTAAGTGGGGGATCTGCCAGCACAAACCTGGAGGCAAagaggggctgcggggagccctCGGCTCCTTCTGTGTGGCCACGGCAAGCGGGGCTCACTTCAGGCACGGCCGGGGCTGGCTGAGAGGATGCGGGAGCAGCAGCCACATTTAGGCAATGCTGAACACACTCCACGGGGTAGATGTCTAAAGGGCAGGTCCAGCAACTGAGGGATTTCCCCTGCACTTTTCTCTCATTATTATTAAGTCTCGCTGCTTCAGAAGATGAGAATTTATCGGACAGGTCATCACTGAGGCCAAGCCCATTGCTTTCAGAACCCTGTGTTACATGCCTGTTTTCAGGAGCCAGAG
This window of the Pelecanus crispus isolate bPelCri1 chromosome 12, bPelCri1.pri, whole genome shotgun sequence genome carries:
- the ADORA2B gene encoding adenosine receptor A2b, producing MNGSSSSPWALAMDTMKTTYIVLELIIAVLSIAGNVLVCWAVAINSTLKNATNYFLVSLAVADIAVGLLAIPFAITISIGFQVDFHSCLFFACFVLVLTQSSIFSLLAVAIDRYLAIKIPLRYNSLVTGKRARGLIAVLWLLSFGIGLTPLMGWNKAMSGCPNATNETGADTGTEHHGCFISCLFENVVTMSYMVYFNFFGCVLLPLIIMLGIYIKIFMVACKQLHQIELMGNSRTTLQKEVHAAKSLAIIVGLFAFCWLPLHILNCITLFHEEFSKSKPEWVMYMAIILSHANSVINPIIYAYRIRDFRYTFHKIISKILCKTDDFPKCATDNNQHLTVTNINSPVASVTI